One genomic segment of Bacteroides caccae includes these proteins:
- the galK gene encoding galactokinase, which produces MDIEHVRSRFIKHFDGTTGFIYASPGRINLIGEHTDYNGGFVFPGAVDKGMIAEIKPNGTDKVRAYSIDLKDYVEFGLNEEDAPRASWARYIFGVCREMIKRGVDVKGFNTAFSGDVPLGAGMSSSAALESTYAFALNELFGENKIDKFELAKVGQATEHNYCGVNCGIMDQFASVFGKAGSLIRLDCRSLEYQYFPFHPEGYRLVLMDSVVKHELASSAYNKRRQSCEAAVAAIQKKHPHVEFLRDCTMEMLEEAKADISDEDYMRAEYVIEEIQRVLDVCDALEKDDYETVGQKMYETHHGMSKLYEVSCEELDFLNDCAKEYGVTGSRVMGGGFGGCTINLVKDELYDNFVEKTKEAFKAKFGRSPKVYDVVIGDGSRRLE; this is translated from the coding sequence ATGGATATAGAACACGTAAGAAGTCGCTTCATTAAACATTTCGATGGTACTACAGGATTTATATATGCCTCTCCGGGACGTATTAACCTGATTGGCGAACACACTGACTACAACGGCGGATTCGTATTTCCGGGTGCAGTAGACAAAGGTATGATTGCCGAAATCAAACCGAACGGTACTGATAAAGTAAGAGCTTATTCTATCGACTTGAAAGATTATGTAGAATTCGGTCTGAACGAAGAAGACGCTCCACGCGCAAGCTGGGCAAGATATATCTTCGGTGTATGCCGTGAAATGATTAAACGCGGCGTAGACGTAAAAGGATTCAATACTGCTTTCTCCGGTGATGTGCCTCTGGGTGCAGGTATGTCTTCTTCTGCTGCCTTGGAAAGTACGTATGCTTTTGCATTGAACGAACTGTTCGGTGAAAACAAGATTGATAAGTTCGAACTGGCTAAAGTGGGTCAGGCTACTGAACACAATTACTGTGGTGTGAACTGCGGTATCATGGACCAGTTTGCTTCCGTATTCGGTAAAGCAGGCAGCTTGATCCGTCTGGATTGCCGTTCACTGGAATATCAGTATTTCCCATTCCACCCGGAAGGCTATCGTCTGGTTTTAATGGATTCGGTTGTTAAACACGAACTGGCTTCTTCTGCTTACAACAAACGCCGCCAGAGCTGCGAAGCTGCTGTTGCCGCTATCCAGAAGAAACATCCGCACGTTGAATTCCTGCGCGACTGTACTATGGAAATGTTGGAAGAAGCTAAGGCTGACATCAGCGATGAAGATTATATGCGTGCAGAATACGTAATCGAAGAAATCCAACGCGTACTCGATGTTTGCGATGCTCTGGAGAAAGATGATTACGAAACTGTAGGTCAGAAGATGTACGAAACTCATCACGGCATGAGCAAGCTGTACGAAGTAAGCTGTGAAGAACTCGACTTCCTGAACGACTGCGCTAAAGAATACGGTGTAACCGGTTCACGCGTTATGGGTGGCGGATTCGGCGGTTGTACTATCAACCTTGTTAAAGACGAATTGTATGACAACTTCGTTGAAAAGACAAAAGAAGCATTCAAAGCTAAATTCGGCAGAAGCCCGAAAGTGTATGACGTGGTAATCGGTGACGGTTCACGCAGATTGGAATAA
- a CDS encoding sugar MFS transporter → MTQEKKNGKIIAIITMIFLFGMISFVTNLAAPMGIVLKNQFDVSNALGMLGNFGNFIAYAVMGIPSGILLQRVGYKKTALIAVAIGFVGVGIQFLSGHSSPEMAFAVYLIGAFVAGFSMCLLNTVVNPMLNKLGGEGNKGNQLIQVGGSFNSVMATITPMFVGILIAGSIEKATISQIFPVMYTAMAVFAFAFFVLLFVRIPEPNAATTTEPISTLMKGALKFRHFVLGAIAIFVYVGIEVGVPGTLNLFLTDPVEKGGAGIASTISGFVVGTYWFLMLVGRLAGASLGAKISSKAMLTFTSALGLILVFLAIFSSTGTLVNLPVLQQGETGGLSFGFAEVPINAMYLVLVGFCTSIMWGGIFNLAVEGLGKYLAAASGLFMVLVCGGGILPVLQGWVADVAGFMPSYWVIIAALAYLLYYGLVGCKNVNKDIPVE, encoded by the coding sequence ATGACACAAGAAAAAAAGAATGGAAAAATCATTGCAATCATTACGATGATTTTCCTTTTCGGTATGATTTCATTTGTTACCAACCTCGCTGCTCCTATGGGTATCGTGTTGAAAAACCAGTTCGACGTATCGAACGCACTAGGTATGCTAGGAAACTTCGGAAACTTCATCGCGTATGCAGTAATGGGTATTCCGAGCGGCATCTTGTTGCAACGCGTTGGATATAAGAAGACTGCACTGATCGCAGTAGCTATCGGTTTTGTAGGCGTAGGTATCCAGTTCTTATCCGGCCATTCAAGCCCGGAAATGGCTTTCGCCGTTTATTTGATCGGTGCATTCGTTGCAGGTTTCTCTATGTGTTTGCTCAACACTGTAGTAAACCCGATGTTGAACAAATTGGGTGGTGAAGGTAACAAAGGTAACCAACTTATCCAGGTGGGTGGCTCTTTCAACTCTGTAATGGCTACCATTACTCCGATGTTCGTTGGTATCCTGATCGCCGGTTCTATCGAAAAAGCTACTATTTCCCAGATTTTCCCTGTAATGTATACAGCAATGGCCGTGTTTGCTTTCGCATTCTTCGTACTTTTATTTGTACGTATTCCGGAACCGAATGCTGCTACCACAACAGAACCGATCAGCACATTGATGAAAGGTGCTTTGAAGTTCCGCCACTTTGTATTAGGTGCTATCGCTATCTTTGTATACGTAGGTATTGAAGTAGGCGTACCGGGTACTCTGAACCTGTTCCTTACCGACCCTGTAGAAAAAGGCGGTGCCGGCATTGCTTCTACTATCTCCGGTTTCGTGGTAGGAACTTATTGGTTCCTGATGTTGGTCGGTCGTCTGGCAGGTGCTTCACTTGGCGCTAAAATCTCCAGTAAAGCGATGCTTACTTTTACATCTGCTCTGGGATTAATTTTAGTATTCCTTGCTATCTTCTCCTCCACAGGAACATTGGTTAACTTGCCCGTACTCCAACAAGGTGAGACAGGCGGTTTGTCATTCGGTTTTGCCGAAGTTCCTATCAACGCAATGTACCTGGTATTAGTCGGTTTCTGTACTTCTATCATGTGGGGTGGTATCTTCAACCTTGCTGTAGAAGGATTGGGTAAATATCTTGCTGCTGCTTCCGGTCTGTTTATGGTACTGGTTTGCGGTGGAGGTATCCTGCCTGTACTTCAGGGCTGGGTAGCTGATGTTGCCGGTTTCATGCCAAGTTACTGGGTAATCATTGCTGCTTTGGCATATTTGCTGTACTACGGTCTGGTAGGTTGCAAAAATGTCAATAAAGATATTCCGGTAGAATAA
- a CDS encoding aldose epimerase family protein yields the protein MNNTFPTEGNLSGLSRKDFQKDINDKKTDLFILKNKKGMEVAVTNYGCAILSIMVPDKNGKYANVILGHDSIDHVINSPEPFLSTTIGRYGNRIAKGKFTLFGEEHELTINNGPNSLHGGPTGFHARVWDAIQIDESTVQFNYVSADGEEGFPGNLEVEMTYRLENEVNALTIEYRATTDKATVVNLTNHGFFNLAGISNPTPTVNNNIVTINADFYTPIDEVSIPTGEIAKVEGTPMDFRTPHTVGERIDDKFQQLIFGAGYDHCYVLNKTESGSLDLAATCKDPESGRIMEVYTTEAGVQLYTGNWLNGFEGAHGATFPARSAICFEAQCFPDTPNKPHFPSATLLPGDEYQQITVYKFDVEE from the coding sequence ATGAATAACACATTCCCAACAGAGGGAAATCTTTCAGGGCTCAGCCGGAAAGATTTTCAAAAGGATATAAATGATAAAAAAACAGATTTATTTATCCTTAAAAACAAAAAGGGAATGGAAGTGGCCGTAACGAATTACGGGTGCGCCATTCTTTCGATTATGGTACCGGACAAAAACGGTAAGTATGCTAATGTGATTCTCGGACACGACAGCATTGACCATGTAATCAACAGCCCGGAACCTTTCCTGAGTACAACTATCGGACGTTATGGCAACCGTATCGCCAAAGGAAAATTCACCTTGTTCGGCGAAGAACATGAACTCACAATCAACAACGGCCCTAACTCCTTGCACGGAGGACCTACCGGTTTCCACGCCCGTGTATGGGACGCTATCCAGATTGATGAAAGCACCGTGCAATTCAATTATGTTTCTGCCGACGGCGAAGAGGGATTCCCCGGTAATCTGGAAGTAGAAATGACCTACCGACTGGAAAATGAAGTGAATGCACTGACTATCGAATACCGCGCCACTACTGACAAAGCAACGGTTGTAAACCTCACTAACCACGGTTTCTTCAACCTCGCCGGCATCTCCAATCCGACTCCTACCGTCAACAACAACATCGTTACTATCAACGCTGATTTCTATACACCTATCGATGAAGTTTCTATCCCAACCGGAGAAATCGCCAAAGTGGAAGGAACTCCTATGGACTTCCGCACTCCGCATACCGTAGGCGAACGTATCGACGATAAATTCCAGCAATTGATATTCGGTGCCGGATACGACCACTGCTACGTATTGAACAAAACAGAAAGCGGTTCGCTCGACCTCGCCGCTACCTGCAAAGATCCTGAAAGCGGCCGTATCATGGAAGTATACACTACCGAAGCAGGCGTGCAACTTTATACAGGCAACTGGCTGAACGGATTCGAAGGCGCACACGGCGCTACATTCCCGGCAAGAAGCGCTATCTGTTTTGAAGCACAATGTTTCCCGGATACTCCGAACAAACCGCATTTCCCGTCGGCTACCCTGCTGCCGGGTGATGAATACCAACAAATCACAGTTTACAAATTTGATGTAGAAGAATAA
- a CDS encoding type I phosphomannose isomerase catalytic subunit, protein MYPLKFEPILKQTLWGGDKIIPFKHLNSDLKGVGESWEISGVEDNESVVANGPDKGLTLADMVRRYREELVGEANYARFGNKFPLLIKFIDAKQDLSIQVHPADDLAKKRHNSMGKTEMWYVVDADKGAKLRSGFSEQITPKEYKERVLNNTITDVLQEYEIHPGDVFFLPAGRVHSIGAGAFIAEIQQTSDITYRIYDFNRKDANGKTRELHTDLAREAINYEVLDDYRTKYEPLKDEPVELVACPYFTTSLYDMTEEISCDYSELDSFVIFICMEGSCKMVDNEGNELTVNAGESILLPATTQDITITPESANVKLLETYV, encoded by the coding sequence ATGTATCCATTAAAATTCGAACCAATTCTGAAGCAGACGCTTTGGGGGGGCGACAAAATTATTCCGTTCAAGCATTTGAATTCAGACTTGAAAGGAGTAGGAGAAAGCTGGGAAATTTCCGGCGTTGAGGACAATGAATCCGTAGTGGCCAATGGCCCGGATAAAGGTTTAACCCTTGCCGACATGGTGAGAAGGTATCGCGAGGAACTGGTAGGTGAAGCGAATTATGCCCGTTTCGGAAACAAATTTCCATTACTCATTAAGTTTATTGATGCCAAGCAGGATTTGTCCATTCAGGTACACCCGGCCGATGACCTTGCGAAAAAACGTCACAACTCAATGGGTAAAACAGAAATGTGGTATGTGGTAGATGCTGACAAAGGAGCTAAATTGCGTTCGGGATTTTCTGAACAGATTACTCCGAAAGAATATAAAGAACGCGTATTGAACAATACGATTACCGATGTGCTGCAAGAGTACGAGATTCATCCGGGAGATGTTTTCTTCCTTCCTGCGGGACGTGTACACAGCATTGGTGCGGGGGCGTTCATCGCTGAAATTCAGCAAACTTCCGACATCACTTACCGTATCTACGACTTCAACCGTAAAGATGCGAACGGCAAAACACGTGAACTCCACACCGATTTGGCCCGTGAAGCTATTAACTACGAAGTATTGGATGATTATCGTACCAAATACGAACCGTTGAAGGATGAACCGGTAGAGTTGGTTGCCTGCCCTTATTTCACCACTTCTTTGTATGACATGACCGAAGAAATCAGTTGTGACTATTCGGAACTCGATTCATTCGTTATTTTTATTTGCATGGAAGGCTCATGCAAAATGGTGGACAATGAAGGCAACGAACTGACAGTAAATGCCGGAGAGTCTATTTTGCTCCCCGCTACCACTCAGGATATTACTATTACTCCTGAAAGTGCAAACGTGAAGTTGCTGGAGACTTACGTATAA
- a CDS encoding phage holin family protein: MFADDKSIENFQQLFFEFKKYLELQKEYTKLELTEKLTILFSTLIMVLVLIILGMVALFYLLFALAYVLEPLVGGLMASFAIIAGINVLLIALVIIFRKQLIISPMVNFLANLFLTDSNK; encoded by the coding sequence ATGTTTGCAGACGATAAAAGTATTGAGAATTTTCAGCAGTTATTTTTCGAGTTCAAGAAATATTTAGAACTTCAAAAAGAATACACCAAATTAGAGTTAACGGAAAAACTGACTATCCTGTTTTCAACGTTAATCATGGTATTAGTACTTATCATCTTAGGCATGGTAGCCCTGTTTTACCTGCTTTTTGCTCTGGCTTATGTATTAGAACCATTGGTAGGCGGCCTTATGGCAAGTTTTGCCATTATAGCAGGCATCAACGTTCTGCTCATCGCTCTTGTTATTATTTTCCGCAAGCAACTCATCATATCTCCTATGGTGAACTTCCTTGCCAATTTATTTTTAACTGATTCAAATAAATAA
- a CDS encoding YtxH domain-containing protein, with the protein MKGLNVLAAFLGGAAVGAALGILFAPEKGEDTRHKIAEILRKKGIKLNRSEMENLVDEIAAEMKGEIAE; encoded by the coding sequence ATGAAAGGATTGAATGTTTTAGCAGCTTTTTTGGGTGGTGCAGCCGTAGGCGCAGCCCTTGGTATTCTATTTGCTCCTGAAAAAGGAGAAGATACCCGTCACAAGATCGCCGAGATTCTTCGTAAAAAAGGGATTAAGCTCAACCGTAGTGAAATGGAAAATCTCGTGGACGAGATTGCAGCCGAAATGAAAGGAGAAATAGCAGAGTAA
- a CDS encoding SDR family oxidoreductase: protein MEIKTVLITGATSGIGKACACKFAKEGWNLILNARDTSKLEKLIYELEMECPKLVTRPLICDVRDREQVKAALENLPADWKTIDLLINNAGLVIGVDKEFEGSLDEWDIMIDTNIKGLLTMTRLVVPGMIERGRGHVINIGSIAGDAAYPGGSVYCATKAAVKALSDGLRIDLVDTPLRVTNIKPGMVETNFSVVRYRGDKQAADNFYKGIRPLTGEDVAETVYFAASAPEHIQIAEVLLMPTNQATGTISYKKKSE from the coding sequence ATGGAAATAAAAACTGTTTTAATTACTGGTGCAACTAGCGGAATTGGTAAAGCTTGTGCCTGTAAGTTTGCCAAAGAAGGTTGGAATTTGATTTTGAATGCCCGTGATACTTCAAAGTTGGAGAAGCTGATATATGAGTTGGAAATGGAGTGTCCTAAACTGGTGACAAGGCCGCTTATTTGTGATGTACGTGACCGTGAACAGGTGAAGGCTGCACTGGAAAACTTGCCGGCGGACTGGAAAACGATTGATCTGTTGATTAACAATGCCGGACTGGTGATCGGAGTGGATAAAGAGTTCGAGGGTAGTCTGGACGAGTGGGACATCATGATTGACACGAATATAAAGGGATTGTTGACGATGACGCGTCTTGTGGTTCCCGGTATGATAGAGCGCGGGCGGGGGCATGTGATCAATATCGGTTCTATTGCAGGTGATGCGGCTTACCCCGGGGGAAGTGTGTACTGTGCGACTAAGGCTGCTGTAAAGGCCCTTTCGGACGGACTTCGGATTGATCTGGTGGATACTCCGCTGAGAGTGACGAATATCAAACCGGGTATGGTGGAAACCAACTTCTCGGTGGTGCGTTACCGGGGTGACAAGCAGGCGGCTGATAATTTCTACAAAGGAATTCGCCCGTTGACCGGAGAGGATGTGGCTGAGACAGTTTACTTCGCTGCTTCGGCTCCCGAACATATTCAGATTGCGGAAGTGCTTTTAATGCCGACTAATCAGGCAACAGGAACGATTTCTTATAAGAAAAAGTCCGAATAA
- a CDS encoding SPOR domain-containing protein, which produces MRKLVVLGMGVCLVLAFASCKSSESAYKKAYEKAKQQELAEPQVEAPVEVTPVVAAPVTTPKVADTSGVRQEKVTVVSGNDGLKDYSVVAGSFGVKANAEGLKDWLDAQGYQATIAFNADKAMYRVIVSSFADKAAAADARDAFKAKYPNRSDFQGAWLLYRVY; this is translated from the coding sequence ATGAGAAAATTGGTCGTATTAGGAATGGGAGTGTGCTTGGTGCTTGCTTTTGCATCTTGTAAATCCAGCGAAAGCGCCTATAAGAAGGCTTACGAGAAAGCAAAACAGCAAGAACTGGCAGAACCGCAAGTGGAAGCTCCGGTTGAGGTGACTCCGGTAGTGGCAGCTCCTGTGACAACACCTAAAGTAGCAGATACATCGGGTGTACGTCAGGAAAAGGTGACAGTTGTTTCCGGTAATGACGGTTTGAAAGATTATAGTGTAGTGGCCGGTAGCTTTGGTGTAAAAGCAAATGCCGAAGGATTGAAAGATTGGCTGGATGCACAAGGTTATCAGGCTACAATCGCATTTAACGCTGATAAGGCAATGTATCGTGTAATAGTTAGCTCATTTGCTGATAAGGCTGCTGCTGCTGACGCTCGCGATGCTTTCAAGGCTAAGTATCCGAATCGTTCGGATTTCCAAGGCGCTTGGTTGCTGTATCGTGTATATTGA
- the cysQ gene encoding 3'(2'),5'-bisphosphate nucleotidase CysQ, producing MEQKYVMAAIDAALKAGENILSIYDDPASDFEIERKADNSPLTIADRKAHEAIVAILNDTPFPVLSEEGKHLDYEVRRKWDTLWIVDPLDGTKEFIKHNGEFTVNIALVQNSVPVLGVIYVPVKRVLYFAVEGIGAYKCSGIVAPVGKGTTLQQMIKESELMPLEDVRDHFIVVASRSHLSPETETYIADLKKKHGSVELISSGSSIKICLVAEGSADVYPRFAPTMEWDTAAGHAIARAAGMEVYQAGKDEPLRYNKEDLLNPWFIVEPKRKH from the coding sequence ATGGAACAAAAATATGTAATGGCTGCTATCGATGCAGCATTGAAAGCCGGTGAAAACATACTTTCTATTTATGATGATCCGGCATCGGACTTCGAGATAGAGAGAAAGGCTGATAATTCTCCTCTGACAATAGCAGACAGGAAAGCGCACGAAGCGATTGTGGCTATTTTGAACGATACTCCTTTTCCTGTTCTTAGTGAAGAAGGAAAGCATCTGGATTATGAGGTTCGCCGCAAATGGGATACTTTGTGGATTGTTGACCCTCTGGATGGAACAAAGGAATTTATTAAACACAATGGAGAATTTACGGTAAATATAGCCCTGGTGCAGAATTCAGTACCTGTGTTAGGCGTTATTTATGTGCCTGTAAAGAGAGTGCTTTACTTTGCTGTGGAAGGTATAGGAGCCTATAAGTGCTCCGGTATTGTCGCTCCGGTAGGGAAAGGGACGACATTACAACAGATGATAAAAGAGTCGGAGCTGATGCCTTTAGAGGATGTACGTGATCATTTTATTGTTGTTGCTTCACGTTCGCACCTGTCACCTGAAACGGAAACATATATCGCTGACTTGAAGAAGAAACATGGCAGTGTCGAACTGATATCAAGTGGAAGTTCCATTAAAATCTGTCTGGTTGCAGAAGGTAGTGCGGATGTGTATCCGCGTTTCGCTCCGACAATGGAGTGGGATACAGCTGCCGGACATGCGATAGCGCGTGCCGCCGGAATGGAAGTGTATCAAGCCGGAAAGGACGAACCTCTACGATATAACAAGGAGGATTTATTGAATCCGTGGTTTATCGTCGAGCCAAAAAGAAAACACTAA
- a CDS encoding SLC13 family permease translates to MTFEIVFVLLSLLGMVAALVADKMRPGMILFSVVVLFLCAGILTPKEMLEGFSNKGMITVALLFLVSEGIRQSGTLGQVIKKLLPQGKTSVFKAQLRILPSVAFISAFLNNTPVVVIFAPIIKHWAKSVNLPATKFLIPLSYVTILGGICTLIGTSTNLVVHGMILEAGFEGFSMFELGKVGIFIAVAGIVYLFLFSKRLLPDARPDTAVPDEEMEEGEKLHRVEAVLGARFPGINKKLSDFNFQRHYGAEVKEIKTRSGQRFVTNLNEVVLREGDTLVVMADDTFIPTWGESSVFVLLTNGNDPDTAGKKKRWLALILLVLMIVGATIGELPVTKEMFPDIKLDMFFFVSITTIVMAWTNLFPARKYTKYISWDILITIACAFAISKAMVNSGVADSVAKFIIGLSDDYGPHVLLAMLFIITNLFTELITNNAAAALAFPLALSIAAQLGVSPTPFFVVICMAASASFSTPIGYQTNLIVQGIGNYKFMDFVRIGLPLNIITFIISVILIPMIWNF, encoded by the coding sequence ATGACATTTGAAATTGTATTTGTACTGTTGTCGTTATTAGGAATGGTAGCTGCTTTGGTCGCTGACAAAATGCGTCCGGGCATGATACTTTTTTCGGTAGTGGTCTTGTTTTTGTGTGCCGGTATTCTGACCCCGAAAGAAATGCTGGAAGGGTTCAGTAATAAGGGCATGATTACCGTTGCCCTACTGTTTCTGGTAAGTGAAGGTATCCGCCAATCGGGTACATTAGGGCAAGTGATAAAGAAATTGCTTCCACAGGGCAAGACGTCGGTGTTTAAAGCACAGTTGCGTATCTTACCTTCGGTGGCTTTCATTTCCGCTTTCCTGAATAATACTCCTGTTGTGGTTATCTTCGCCCCGATTATCAAACATTGGGCGAAATCGGTTAATCTCCCGGCAACAAAATTCCTGATTCCTCTTTCTTATGTGACTATTCTTGGTGGTATTTGTACGTTGATCGGTACTTCTACCAATCTGGTAGTGCACGGAATGATTTTAGAAGCCGGTTTTGAAGGTTTCTCCATGTTCGAACTGGGAAAGGTCGGCATTTTTATTGCTGTTGCCGGAATTGTTTATCTTTTCCTTTTCTCCAAACGACTTTTGCCGGATGCTCGTCCTGATACGGCTGTGCCGGATGAGGAAATGGAAGAGGGGGAGAAATTGCATCGGGTGGAAGCGGTGTTAGGGGCACGTTTCCCCGGTATCAATAAGAAGTTGAGTGATTTTAATTTCCAGCGTCATTATGGAGCGGAAGTAAAGGAGATCAAGACACGTAGCGGACAGCGGTTCGTAACTAATCTGAATGAAGTGGTGCTACGTGAAGGAGATACGCTTGTTGTAATGGCTGATGATACCTTTATTCCTACATGGGGGGAGTCTTCTGTGTTTGTGTTGCTGACAAACGGAAATGACCCTGATACCGCAGGAAAGAAAAAACGCTGGCTAGCTCTGATTTTATTGGTGTTGATGATTGTCGGTGCTACGATCGGTGAATTGCCGGTGACAAAAGAGATGTTTCCGGATATCAAACTGGATATGTTCTTTTTTGTGTCTATCACCACCATTGTTATGGCGTGGACGAACCTGTTTCCTGCCCGTAAATATACAAAATACATTTCGTGGGATATCTTGATTACGATTGCTTGTGCATTTGCAATCAGTAAGGCTATGGTGAATTCGGGAGTGGCTGATAGTGTTGCGAAGTTCATTATCGGGTTGAGCGATGATTACGGTCCGCACGTGTTGCTTGCCATGTTGTTTATCATCACGAACCTGTTTACGGAGTTGATTACGAATAATGCGGCGGCAGCATTGGCATTCCCATTGGCCCTGTCGATTGCAGCGCAGTTGGGAGTCAGTCCGACGCCTTTCTTTGTTGTGATCTGTATGGCTGCTTCAGCCAGTTTCTCTACACCTATCGGTTATCAGACTAATCTGATTGTGCAAGGTATCGGCAACTATAAATTTATGGACTTTGTTCGTATCGGTTTGCCGCTCAATATCATAACCTTTATAATCTCTGTTATTCTGATTCCGATGATCTGGAACTTTTAA
- the cysC gene encoding adenylyl-sulfate kinase, whose product MEEKNHIYPIFDRMMTRQDKEELLGQHSVMIWFTGLSGSGKSTIAIALERELHKRGLLCRILDGDNIRSGINNNLGFSETDRVENIRRIAEVSKLFLDSGIITIAAFISPNNDIREMAANIIGKDDFLEIFVSTPLEECEKRDVKGLYAKARKGEIRNFTGISAPFEVPEHPALSLDTSKLTLEESVNCLLELVLPKVKRSV is encoded by the coding sequence ATGGAAGAAAAGAATCATATATATCCTATATTTGACCGCATGATGACACGGCAGGACAAAGAGGAACTTTTGGGGCAACATAGTGTGATGATCTGGTTTACCGGATTGAGCGGATCGGGCAAAAGTACGATTGCTATCGCACTGGAGCGTGAACTTCATAAGCGAGGATTGCTTTGCCGTATCCTTGACGGGGATAATATTCGTAGTGGTATCAATAATAACCTCGGATTTTCCGAAACTGACCGGGTGGAGAATATCCGTCGCATAGCTGAGGTCTCAAAGCTCTTTTTGGATAGTGGCATTATTACAATTGCGGCATTCATCAGTCCTAATAACGATATCCGGGAAATGGCTGCAAATATTATCGGTAAGGATGACTTTCTGGAGATTTTTGTGAGTACCCCGTTGGAGGAGTGCGAGAAACGAGATGTGAAAGGGCTTTATGCCAAGGCACGTAAGGGGGAAATCCGGAATTTTACCGGAATTTCTGCACCGTTTGAGGTTCCCGAACATCCGGCATTGTCATTGGATACTTCCAAACTGACACTGGAAGAATCGGTGAATTGCTTGTTGGAGCTGGTTTTGCCCAAAGTAAAAAGAAGTGTTTAG
- the cysD gene encoding sulfate adenylyltransferase subunit CysD, with translation MEEYKLSHLKELEAESIHIIREVAAEFENPVMLYSIGKDSSVMVRLAEKAFYPGKVPFPLMHIDSKWKFKEMIQFRDEYAKKYGWNLIVESNMEAFHAGVGPFTHGSKVHTDLMKTQALLHALDKYKFDAAFGGARRDEEKSRAKERIFSFRDKFHQWDPKNQRPELWDIYNARVHKGESIRVFPLSNWTELDIWQYIRLENIPIVPLYYAKERPVVQMDGNLIMADDDRLPEKYRDRIEMKMVRFRTLGCWPLTGAVESGAATIEEIVEEMMTTTKSERTTRVIDFDQDASMEQKKREGYF, from the coding sequence ATGGAAGAATATAAATTAAGCCACTTGAAAGAACTCGAAGCCGAGTCTATTCATATCATCCGCGAAGTGGCGGCGGAATTTGAGAATCCGGTGATGCTTTATAGTATTGGAAAGGATTCTTCTGTAATGGTACGCTTGGCTGAAAAAGCGTTTTATCCGGGTAAAGTACCATTCCCGTTGATGCATATTGATTCGAAATGGAAATTCAAGGAGATGATTCAGTTCCGTGATGAGTATGCGAAGAAATATGGATGGAACCTGATCGTAGAAAGTAATATGGAGGCTTTTCATGCAGGGGTAGGACCTTTTACACATGGAAGTAAAGTGCATACGGACTTGATGAAAACACAGGCGTTGCTTCATGCACTGGATAAGTATAAGTTTGACGCTGCTTTTGGCGGTGCACGCCGTGATGAGGAAAAATCGCGTGCGAAAGAACGTATCTTCTCTTTCCGGGATAAGTTTCACCAGTGGGACCCGAAAAATCAACGTCCGGAATTGTGGGATATTTATAATGCCCGCGTACATAAAGGAGAAAGTATCCGTGTGTTCCCATTGAGCAACTGGACGGAATTGGATATATGGCAGTATATCCGTTTGGAGAATATTCCGATTGTTCCGTTATATTATGCGAAAGAACGTCCGGTGGTGCAAATGGATGGCAACCTGATAATGGCGGATGATGATCGTCTGCCGGAAAAATATCGCGACCGGATTGAAATGAAGATGGTTCGCTTCCGTACATTAGGTTGTTGGCCGCTGACGGGTGCTGTGGAAAGTGGTGCCGCTACGATTGAAGAAATCGTGGAGGAGATGATGACTACTACCAAGAGTGAACGGACGACTCGTGTGATTGACTTTGATCAGGACGCGAGTATGGAACAGAAGAAACGTGAAGGATACTTTTAA